The Listeria cossartiae subsp. cossartiae genome includes the window AAAGCCATACTGACTCTGGCTAAAATGGAACTTCTCGATAAATATAGTTGGAGCTTCGGAATAGTAACTAAACAATATTCCGTTGAAAATACCAATTAACACACCAAAAGCAACAGTATAGCGGTCGCATATCATTTTTTTACCAATTCCTATCATTTTCTGCGCGCTGAAAGAATGGGATGTAACAATAATGGTTTCGGGTAGTCGTTTCAAACTCCAGAATAGCAGGCCCATTCCCATAATTACTAGAAATAAAAATACTACACGAAAGCCGTAATACTGTCCGACAAACCCACCAACTAATGGACCTATTGCTGGTGAAAATGCTAAGGCAGCTGATATTTTTGCAAATAAATGGTGGCGATCCGTTCCGCGATAGTTGTCGCGTAAAATTGTTTGCGTAGTAACCGAGCCCGTGCTAGCGCCAAATGCTTGGATAAACCGCCCGATAAAAAGGACAGTAATACTACTAGATATAAGGCAAATCAAACAACCTATAATATAAATAAATAACCCAAAGTTCATTGCTTTTCGTCGACCTAAAAAATCAGAACTAACGCCCCAAAAGAAGACACCAACTGCAAAAGCAAGAAAGTAGATACTTAAAGTCATTTGAGCCAAATTTAATGAGATGCCGTAGCTCGTAGCAATCTCAGTTAAAGAAGGTGTATAAATAGTTTCGCTAATTTGTGGAAACCCCACAAGGCAAACAAGTAATGCCAAATTGATTTTCTTTGTTTTGATGTTTTTTTCCATAAATT containing:
- a CDS encoding multidrug effflux MFS transporter, which encodes MEKNIKTKKINLALLVCLVGFPQISETIYTPSLTEIATSYGISLNLAQMTLSIYFLAFAVGVFFWGVSSDFLGRRKAMNFGLFIYIIGCLICLISSSITVLFIGRFIQAFGASTGSVTTQTILRDNYRGTDRHHLFAKISAALAFSPAIGPLVGGFVGQYYGFRVVFLFLVIMGMGLLFWSLKRLPETIIVTSHSFSAQKMIGIGKKMICDRYTVAFGVLIGIFNGILFSYYSEAPTIFIEKFHFSQSQYGFMGCAVAAATILGAWLSNRRLKQHSPQKIITEGILLALGGTLSLSMVSALPLIIQVIAYILFICIILVGIGMALPNCLSLALVKFQEVAGTAGAFLSLGYYVIVSICTFLIGILHSGSLLVFPAFCTVLLLIALTCIKAVTRKNS